The following is a genomic window from Opitutus sp. ER46.
GGCGACGGCTGCATTCGGCGCCTGGTGGGGCGAGGAACGGCTGACCCGCGGCCGGTTTGCGGGCATGGCGCTGGGGGTGGCTGGAGTGGCGTGGCTCGCGAGCGGGAAACTCGGGGTGAAGCCGGGGGCGACGGGAGTGCCGGCGCTCGCGATCGCGGCCTGTGTCGTCGGCACGGCGCTGTATGGGTTTTCGACGGTGTATGCGCGGCGTCGATTGCGGGCGATAGCGCCGCTGACAGTCGCGGCGGGGAGCCAGCTGGCCGCGGCGGCGGTACTCGCGCCCGCGGCGGTGTGGGCCTGGCCGGACGTGGTCCCGGGAGCGGGGGCGTGGGCGGCGGCCGCGGGGCTGACCGTGCTGTGCACGGCGCTGGCGTACCTCGTCTTCTTCCGGCTGATCCAGCGGGTGGGGCCGGCGCGGACGAGCGTGGTGACGCTCCTGATTCCGGCGTTTGGGCTCGGCTGGGGCGTGTTGTTCCTGGGCGAGCGGGTGAGCGTTGGG
Proteins encoded in this region:
- a CDS encoding DMT family transporter, which gives rise to MHRTDLLLLLGLAATWGASYLFLQLGAGEFGPLALAGVRAAGAALVLLPGVVRREARAALRGHLCPVALLGVINSALPYVLFAYASLTLSAGLTALFVALTPLATAAFGAWWGEERLTRGRFAGMALGVAGVAWLASGKLGVKPGATGVPALAIAACVVGTALYGFSTVYARRRLRAIAPLTVAAGSQLAAAAVLAPAAVWAWPDVVPGAGAWAAAAGLTVLCTALAYLVFFRLIQRVGPARTSVVTLLIPAFGLGWGVLFLGERVSVGLLGGCGLILFGTALVTGRLRWLGRGAAVARTAVAAGGLEQARRSAREAECR